In Ficedula albicollis isolate OC2 unplaced genomic scaffold, FicAlb1.5 N00445, whole genome shotgun sequence, the following proteins share a genomic window:
- the TMEM106C gene encoding transmembrane protein 106C isoform X1, translated as MGSVRSLAALSAAPRPSKAEHQEQEHFLASQEPVGDVAKIPYMEFTGQDSITCPTCQGTGCIPTEQVNELVALIPYSDQRLRPQRTKLYVLLSVLLCLLLSGLGVFFLFPHSVLVDDDGIKVVQVWFDRKNSAVLLAITATLRIRNSNFYSVTVSSLSSQVQYMNTVVGSQQLSNVSSIQPLRDKLVNFTVKAELGGSLSYVYFFCTLPKVKVHNIVILMSLVRSRISTWDFSWHSKRGGPRSLRLPVLQNSPKLSFCR; from the exons ATGGGCTCCGTGCGCTCCCTGGCCGCCCTCAGCGCTGCCCCGCGCCCCAGCAAGGCCGAGCATCAGGAGCAGGAGCATTTCTTGGCCAGCCAGGAGCCCGTGGGGGACGTGGCCAAGATTCCCTACATGGAATTCACGGGCCAGGACAGCATCACCTGCCCCACCTGCCAAGGCACCGGCTGCATCCCCACAG AGCAGGTGAATGAGTTGGTGGCTCTGATCCCCTACAGCGACCAGCGGCTTCGTCCTCAGAGAAC gaagcTCTatgtgctgctctcagtgctgctctgcctgctgctgtctggcCTGGGGGTTTTCTTCCTGTTCCCCCACTCCGTGCTGGTGGACGATGATGGCATCAAAGTGGTCCAGGTGTGGTTTGACAGGAAAAACTCTGCTGTCCTCCTGGCCATCACG GCCACCCTGAGGATCAGGAATTCCAACTTCTACTCGGTGACAgtgagcagcctgagcagccaGGTGCAGTACATGAACACCGTGgtgggcagccagcagctcagcaacGTCTCCAGCATCCAGCCCCTGAGGGACAAACTG GTGAATTTCACtgtgaaggcagagctgggtggaTCTCTGTCCTATGTGTA ttttttctgCACTTTGCCCAAGGTAAAGGTCCACAACATCGTGATCCTCATGAG CCTGGTGAGGAGCAGAATTTCCACATGGGATTTTTCATGGCACAGCAAAAGGGGAGGACCACGGAGTCTCCGACTTCCAGTGCtgcaaaacagcccaaaattgAGTTTTTGCAGGTAA
- the LOC101817967 gene encoding basic proline-rich protein-like, with amino-acid sequence MWAGPGAPQNSRADSNSRRGSGLRLAFPPDPRCPPDSPLPSGSPVPSGLPPSLRIPGALRTPPFPPDPRCPPDSPLPSGSPVPSGLPPSLRIPGALRTPPFPPDPRCPPDSPLPSGSPVPSGLPPSLRIPGALRTPPFPPDPRCPPDSPLPSGSPVPSGLPPSLRIPGALRTPPFPPDPRCPPDSPLPSGSPVPSGLPPSLRIPGALRTPPFPPDPRCPPDSPLPSGSPVPSGLPPSLRIPGALRTPPFPPDPRCPPDSPLPSGSPVPSGLPPSLRIPGALRTPPFPPDPRCPPDSPLPSGSPVPSGLPPSLRIPGALRTPPFPPDPRCPPDSPLPSGSPVPSGLPPSLRIPGALRTPPFPPDPRCPPDSPLPSGSPVPSGLPPSLRIPGALRTPPFPPDPRCPPDSPLPSGSPVPSGLPPSLRIPGALRTPPFPPDPRCPPDSPLPSGSPVPSGLPPSLRIPGALRTPPFPPDPRCPPDSPLPSGSPVPSGLPPSLRIPGALRTPPFPPDPRCPPDSPLPSGSPVPSGPPPSLRLPAARQPPLPTLPLLPTRSRCPLDPFSHTREPPAGQGTFGKVRWVRAAPIECPVLYWDRTNATSARVPPPALLALCRLQLLPLPPHSREGDPRQGARRTHGFGCS; translated from the exons ATGTGGGCAGGGCCCGGAGCACCCCAAAACTCCCGGGCGGACTCAAATTCCCGGAGGGGGTCAGGGCTGAGACTGGCCTTCCCTCCGGATCCCCGGTGCCCTCCGgactccccccttccctccggATCCCCGGTGCCCTCCGgactccccccttccctccggATCCCCGGTGCCCTCCGgactccccccttccctccggATCCCCGGTGCCCTCCGgactccccccttccctccggATCCCCGGTGCCCTCCGgactccccccttccctccggATCCCCGGTGCCCTCCGgactccccccttccctccggATCCCCGGTGCCCTCCGgactccccccttccctccggATCCCCGGTGCCCTCCGgactccccccttccctccggATCCCCGGTGCCCTCCGgactccccccttccctccggATCCCCGGTGCCCTCCGgactccccccttccctccggATCCCCGGTGCCCTCCGgactccccccttccctccggATCCCCGGTGCCCTCCGgactccccccttccctccggATCCCCGGTGCCCTCCGgactccccccttccctccggATCCCCGGTGCCCTCCGgactccccccttccctccggATCCCCGGTGCCCTCCGgactccccccttccctccggATCCCCGGTGCCCTCCGgactccccccttccctccggATCCCCGGTGCCCTCCGgactccccccttccctccggATCCCCGGTGCCCTCCGgactccccccttccctccggATCCCCGGTGCCCTCCGgactccccccttccctccggATCCCCGGTGCCCTCCGgactccccccttccctccggATCCCCGGTGCCCTCCGgactccccccttccctccggATCCCCGGTGCCCTCCGgactccccccttccctccggATCCCCGGTGCCCTCCGgactccccccttccctccggATCCCCGGTGCCCTCCGgactccccccttccctccggATCCCCGGTGCCCTCCGgactccccccttccctccggATCCCCGGTGCCCTCCGgactccccccttccctccggATCCCCGGTGCCCTCCGgactccccccttccctccggATCCCCGGTGCCCTCCGgactccccccttccctccggATCCCCGGTGCCCTCCGgactccccccttccctccggATCCCCGGTGCCCTCCGgactccccccttccctccggATCCCCGGTGCCCTCCGgactccccccttccctccggATCCCCGGTGCCCTCCGgactccccccttccctccggATCCCCGGTGCCCTCCGgactccccccttccctccggATCCCCGGTGCCCTCCGgactccccccttccctccggATCCCCGGTGCCCTCCGgactccccccttccctccggATCCCCGGTGCCCTCCGgactccccccttccctccggATCCCCGGTGCCCTCCGgactccccccttccctccggATCCCCGGTGCCCTCCGgactccccccttccctccggATCCCCGGTGCCCTCCGgactccccccttccctccggATCCCCGGTGCCCTCCGgactccccccttccctccggATCCCCGGTGCCCTCCGGACCCCCCCCTTCCCTCCGGCTTCCCGCTGCCCGCCAGCcccctctgcccaccctgcccttGCTGCCCACTCGATCCCGCTGTCCACTCGACCCCTTCTCCCACACCCGGGAGCCCCCGGCCGGGCAGGGGACTTTTGGG AAAGTCCGGTGGGTCCGGGCTGCTCCCATTGAGTGCCCAGTGCTGTACTGGGACAGGACAAACGCCACCAGCGCCAGAGTGCCACCCCCAGCACTCCTGGCCCTTTgcaggctccagctgctcccgTTGCCCCCACACAGCCGCGAGGGTGATCCGAGGCAGGGGGCCCGCAGGACACACGGATTTGGCTGCTCCTGA
- the TMEM106C gene encoding transmembrane protein 106C isoform X2 produces MGSVRSLAALSAAPRPSKAEHQEQEHFLASQEPVGDVAKIPYMEFTGQDSITCPTCQGTGCIPTEQVNELVALIPYSDQRLRPQRTKLYVLLSVLLCLLLSGLGVFFLFPHSVLVDDDGIKVVQVWFDRKNSAVLLAITATLRIRNSNFYSVTVSSLSSQVQYMNTVVGSQQLSNVSSIQPLRDKLVNFTVKAELGGSLSYVYFFCTLPKVKVHNIVILMRTSVKLSYIGHSTQSTLETFHYLDCSSNSTAPGAP; encoded by the exons ATGGGCTCCGTGCGCTCCCTGGCCGCCCTCAGCGCTGCCCCGCGCCCCAGCAAGGCCGAGCATCAGGAGCAGGAGCATTTCTTGGCCAGCCAGGAGCCCGTGGGGGACGTGGCCAAGATTCCCTACATGGAATTCACGGGCCAGGACAGCATCACCTGCCCCACCTGCCAAGGCACCGGCTGCATCCCCACAG AGCAGGTGAATGAGTTGGTGGCTCTGATCCCCTACAGCGACCAGCGGCTTCGTCCTCAGAGAAC gaagcTCTatgtgctgctctcagtgctgctctgcctgctgctgtctggcCTGGGGGTTTTCTTCCTGTTCCCCCACTCCGTGCTGGTGGACGATGATGGCATCAAAGTGGTCCAGGTGTGGTTTGACAGGAAAAACTCTGCTGTCCTCCTGGCCATCACG GCCACCCTGAGGATCAGGAATTCCAACTTCTACTCGGTGACAgtgagcagcctgagcagccaGGTGCAGTACATGAACACCGTGgtgggcagccagcagctcagcaacGTCTCCAGCATCCAGCCCCTGAGGGACAAACTG GTGAATTTCACtgtgaaggcagagctgggtggaTCTCTGTCCTATGTGTA ttttttctgCACTTTGCCCAAGGTAAAGGTCCACAACATCGTGATCCTCATGAG gacctcGGTGAAGCTCTCCTACATCGggcacagcacccagagcaccctGGAGACCTTCCACTACCTGGACTGCAGCTCCAACTCCACGGCCCCGGGGGCGCCCTGA